A region of Deltaproteobacteria bacterium DNA encodes the following proteins:
- a CDS encoding AAA family ATPase produces MRCASCGTELLPGKQFCHVCGTRAVQACPNCGVTVSPGMRFCADCGFQLIPDAPATAPPANAPALAAGNGDRLERLSRHIPNELAQKILASKGSIAGERKLVTVLFCDLVGSTAIAERLDPEEYHELLERYLELAFAEIYRFDGIVNQLAGDGMMALFGAPVAHEDAPHRAIRAALAIRDALTRFNEQGQMAARLAGRALRARVGIHTGPVVVGTVGNDFKMDYSAIGDTTNLAARLQALAQPGTVLISEATHRLVRGFFEVQPAGTFEVKGKSQPVAVYEVQRLSGVTSPMAIAQARGMTPFVGRGEELAQLIACYERLSGSLAQVVAIVGEAGSGKSRLVYEFKQQLGGEDVVFFESRCSSLTQTQPHSPWVHMLRQYFGLTAGESPECACDKIQSKLAPLDLPPAVYTNLCHLLSLHGDAAPEESEDEIRRHVFEAVAHFMGAVSKSAPVVIVIEDLHWIDDASREMLELAVTQIRSVRVMLLVSHRPDFQPSWRPQAAFTLLNLRPLTDHTTAEIIRAVAGGALPPELEHTIQLRAEGNPFFAEELTRALVEEGYVVRTNGHVRLTRPAEQIRIPGSVEEVLGARVDRLGPHAKRVIQVAAVLGRQFRREQVEQLLSDEGIDIASQLEELERRGVIHRKSVHSADEYRFGESLTQEVAYEGLLLRERRQLHDRIGRILEAEHGGSPSEHAALLAHHFSRSDSHEKAVDALIRAGRHAEQVPSYRSAVELYRRAWDLANAALVETTEPATQTRLRRAAINAAVAFCRMTVIYSGTETADSEQVAVHAQELAESTGDPQDMASLYTYHGMIILGGARERFGEGLALVERGAEVAARAGLTAATMNITRAVAWGYMVDGQFARSLGSFEQLLAGLEQSGDAAKLSDIYLGSLSMRTAIHLYGDDLAASQTAATRTYELAVRASNRTIQSMNAGHLALVHLVRAEYADAKRWADRSLEIAEAIGNLAAVRTGAITALASRIELGEPVAVSRYLDQIEQRFTALGDLALKIHVAIDAYLMVGELKRARRLAEQAFAHAGGRLREAISATALGDVMRRLGPEHWDESQQWYDRAVTTARAIGSQSTLAIATLGAAELAAARGDHALAVAHADMARTLLRDLGAARYEARAERLLATLHAGATATA; encoded by the coding sequence CGGCAGGCAACGGCGATCGCCTGGAACGCCTCTCACGCCACATTCCCAACGAACTGGCGCAGAAGATCCTCGCCAGCAAGGGCTCGATTGCCGGCGAGCGCAAACTCGTCACCGTGCTCTTCTGCGATCTGGTGGGCTCCACGGCGATCGCCGAACGGCTCGATCCGGAGGAGTATCACGAGCTGCTGGAGCGCTATCTCGAACTCGCCTTCGCCGAAATCTATCGCTTCGACGGCATCGTCAACCAGCTCGCGGGCGACGGCATGATGGCGTTGTTCGGCGCGCCCGTGGCCCACGAAGACGCCCCGCATCGCGCCATCCGCGCCGCACTCGCCATCCGCGACGCGCTCACGCGGTTCAACGAGCAGGGTCAGATGGCGGCGCGCTTGGCCGGCCGCGCGCTGCGCGCCCGCGTCGGCATCCACACCGGCCCGGTCGTCGTCGGCACCGTCGGCAACGACTTCAAAATGGATTACTCCGCGATCGGCGACACCACCAATCTCGCCGCCCGCCTGCAAGCGCTCGCGCAACCCGGCACCGTGCTGATCAGCGAAGCGACGCACCGCCTGGTGCGCGGCTTCTTCGAAGTGCAGCCGGCAGGCACTTTCGAAGTGAAGGGCAAGAGTCAACCGGTGGCGGTGTACGAGGTCCAGCGCTTGAGCGGCGTGACCTCTCCGATGGCGATCGCGCAGGCCCGCGGCATGACGCCGTTTGTCGGGCGCGGCGAAGAGCTGGCGCAACTCATCGCGTGCTACGAGCGGCTCAGCGGCAGTCTCGCGCAGGTGGTCGCGATTGTCGGCGAGGCCGGCAGCGGCAAATCGCGCTTGGTGTACGAGTTCAAGCAGCAACTCGGCGGCGAGGACGTGGTGTTCTTCGAATCGCGCTGCTCTTCGCTCACGCAAACGCAGCCGCACTCACCCTGGGTGCACATGCTGCGACAATATTTCGGACTGACCGCGGGCGAGTCACCCGAGTGCGCATGCGACAAGATCCAGAGCAAGCTGGCGCCTCTCGATCTGCCGCCGGCCGTGTACACCAACTTGTGCCATCTGCTGTCGCTCCATGGCGATGCGGCGCCTGAGGAATCGGAGGACGAGATCCGGCGCCACGTCTTTGAAGCCGTTGCCCACTTCATGGGGGCTGTCAGCAAAAGCGCGCCGGTCGTTATCGTGATCGAGGATCTGCACTGGATCGACGATGCCTCGCGCGAGATGCTGGAGCTGGCCGTGACGCAGATCCGCAGCGTGCGGGTCATGCTGCTGGTGAGCCACCGCCCCGACTTCCAACCCTCGTGGCGACCGCAGGCGGCCTTCACGCTGCTCAACTTGCGGCCGCTGACGGATCACACGACCGCGGAGATCATCCGTGCGGTCGCCGGCGGCGCGCTGCCGCCGGAGTTGGAGCACACGATTCAACTCCGTGCCGAAGGCAACCCGTTTTTCGCCGAGGAACTCACCCGCGCGCTGGTCGAGGAAGGCTACGTGGTCCGCACCAACGGGCACGTGCGTTTGACGCGGCCGGCGGAACAGATCCGCATTCCCGGTTCAGTGGAGGAAGTGCTCGGCGCCCGCGTCGACCGCCTCGGCCCGCACGCCAAGCGCGTGATTCAAGTCGCGGCGGTGCTCGGCCGGCAATTTCGCCGCGAACAAGTCGAGCAATTGCTGAGCGACGAAGGGATCGACATCGCCAGCCAACTCGAAGAACTCGAGCGACGGGGCGTGATTCATCGCAAGAGCGTGCATTCCGCGGACGAGTATCGCTTCGGCGAGAGCCTGACGCAGGAGGTCGCGTACGAAGGGTTGCTCCTCCGCGAGCGGCGGCAGTTACACGATCGTATCGGTCGCATCCTGGAAGCCGAGCATGGCGGCTCACCCAGTGAGCACGCCGCTCTGCTCGCGCATCACTTCAGCCGCAGCGACAGCCACGAGAAGGCGGTCGACGCGCTCATCCGCGCCGGCCGTCACGCCGAGCAGGTGCCATCGTATCGCAGTGCCGTCGAGTTGTATCGCCGTGCGTGGGATCTGGCGAACGCGGCGTTGGTGGAGACGACCGAGCCGGCGACGCAGACGCGATTGCGCCGCGCCGCCATCAATGCCGCGGTCGCGTTCTGCCGCATGACGGTGATCTATAGCGGGACCGAAACCGCCGACAGCGAGCAGGTGGCGGTTCATGCGCAGGAACTCGCCGAGTCCACCGGCGACCCCCAGGATATGGCTTCGCTCTACACCTATCACGGCATGATCATTCTCGGCGGCGCGCGCGAACGCTTCGGTGAAGGCTTGGCGCTGGTCGAGCGCGGCGCCGAGGTCGCGGCGCGCGCCGGCTTGACCGCCGCCACGATGAACATCACCCGCGCAGTGGCGTGGGGTTACATGGTCGACGGTCAATTCGCCCGGTCTCTGGGGTCGTTCGAACAACTCCTCGCCGGCCTCGAACAATCGGGCGATGCCGCCAAGCTCTCGGACATCTATCTGGGCTCGCTATCGATGCGCACGGCAATTCATCTTTATGGCGATGATCTCGCCGCCTCCCAAACCGCCGCAACCCGGACCTACGAGTTGGCGGTGCGGGCCTCGAATCGCACCATCCAGAGCATGAACGCTGGCCACCTGGCACTCGTCCATCTCGTCCGCGCCGAGTATGCCGACGCCAAGCGCTGGGCCGATCGCTCGCTCGAAATCGCCGAAGCCATCGGCAACCTCGCCGCGGTGCGCACCGGTGCCATCACGGCCCTGGCGTCGCGCATCGAGCTGGGCGAACCCGTGGCGGTCTCGCGCTATCTCGACCAGATTGAGCAGCGCTTCACCGCGCTCGGTGACTTGGCACTTAAGATCCACGTCGCGATCGATGCTTATCTGATGGTTGGTGAACTCAAACGCGCGCGACGCCTCGCCGAGCAGGCCTTTGCGCACGCCGGCGGGCGCCTCCGCGAGGCAATCAGCGCGACCGCGCTCGGCGACGTCATGCGGCGACTCGGGCCGGAACACTGGGACGAGTCTCAACAGTGGTACGATCGCGCCGTGACCACAGCGCGCGCCATCGGATCACAGTCAACGCTGGCGATCGCGACCCTCGGTGCGGCCGAGTTGGCCGCCGCGCGCGGCGACCACGCGCTGGCCGTGGCGCACGCCGACATGGCGCGGACGCTGCTGCGCGACCTCGGCGCGGCGCGTTACGAGGCGCGAGCGGAACGCCTCCTCGCGACGCTGCACGCCGGCGCCACCGCCACCGCATAG